TGGCTGCAGGAGGTAGACCGAAATAGTGTGTTCTTTCATGCGGTGACAAAGGGGAGGAAAGCTCGTAATAGGATAACGGTCATAGAAGATGCTGAAGGTACCCCGGTCCATGAGGAAGAGGACGTGGGGAAGGTGTTTACGGAATTTTATCAGAACTTGTTTACCACCAATGGAGGCTTGGAGTTTCGTTCAGTCGAGGAAACAATCTCAGAAAGAATCACGCCAGAAATGAATGATAGGCTTTGCCAAATCCCAGATCAAGAAGAAGTGAGATTAGCTACCTTTGCTATTCATGCGGACAAGGCGCCAGGAGCAGATGGATTTTCATCAAGCTTTTACCATTCGTTTTGGAACCTGTTGGGTACCGACATTTACCGAGAGATTCAAGCTTTCTTCACGTCAGGTTCTATGAACCCGAAGATCAATGAGACCCACGTCTGCTTGATTCCTAAGATCACGGCCCCTAAGGTGGCAGCAGACTATCGCCTGATCGCGCTTTGCAACGTCAGATACAAAATCATTGCAAAAATCCTCACTCGCAGACTGCAAAAATACCTCCCAGAGCTGATCTCGCACCATCAGTCTGCCTTTGTTCCGGGAAGAGCGATTTCAGAAAACGTATTGATCACTCATGAAACCCTTCATTACCTGAAGACGTCAGGGGCTAAGAAGAGATGCTCCATGGTTGTTAAAACTGACATGAGTAAGGCGTACAACAGAATCGAGTGGGGATTTCTTGAAGCGGTCCTGAAGAGACTAGGGTTCCGAGGACTATGGATCCAGTGGGTGATTGAGTGTGTTACCACATTGAGTTATTCATTCCTTATTAACGGGACCCCATACGGTAAAGTCACTCCCTCTAGAGGACTTCGCCAAGGTGATCCAATCTCCCCATATCTCTTCATTTTGTGTACGGAAGTGTTGTCGGGATTGTGTACGAACGCTCAGAGGAACGACAGTCTTCTCGGTCTACAAGTTTCGCAAAAAAGCCCGTACGTGAATCACCTTCTCTTCGCGGACGACACGATGCTTTTTTGCAAAACTAACGAAAGAAACTGTCGGACCTTGAGAGCAATCCTCCGAAGATATGAGTTGTGTTCAGGACAGTGCATCAAACTGGAGAAGTCTACAATTACTTTTTCCTCGAAGACTCCGGAAAGTATCTGAATCAGAGTGAAAGAAAGGTTGGGAATCAATCAAGAAGGGGGGATGGGAAAATACTTGGGCCTGCCTGAAACCTTTGGTCGAAGCAAAAGAGATGTCTTCACGGGAATGGTGGACAACATCCGGCAGCGAGCTCAATCTTGGACTACCGGTTCTTATCGGGAGCAGGGAAGCATGTCATGCTGCAGTCAGTTCTGACTTCTCTCCCAACTTATTCAATGTCCAGCTTTAAAATCCCGGTCTCTCTATGCAAAAGAATCCAGTCCATTCTCACTAGATTTTGGTGGGATAGTTCCCCAGATAAGAGGAAGATTGCGTGGGTGGCTTGGAGTGGAATGGCCAAACATACATACTTGGGAGGTCTTGGATTCAAGAAAATAGAAGATTACAATGACTCCCTAATGGGAAAGCTCAGCTGGCACATCTTCTGTAATCCGAACTCTCTTCTTGCCCAAGTTTTGAAAGGCAAATACTTTCCAGATGAACCCTTTTTAGATAGTGTGGAGAAATCAGGTTCCTCTCATGGGTGGTCTAGTATTTTGGCGGGGAAGGAAGTTTTAAAGAAGGGTCTGGGCTACATTATTGGAAATGGAGAAACTATCAAAGTCTGGTCGGATCATTGCCTCTCCACTTCAGAGCCTGTAGTTCCGATAGGGCCACCAACGTTTGACAATTAGAACCTTCTAGTGACAGATCTGTTGAATCAACAAACCAATGATTGAGACCTGGAAAAAATTTGCCTCCACTTACCTCAATATGAGGATCAAATCAGGCTCATTATTCCAAGCTCATCAAGACCAGTGGATAAGCAAGTCTGGCTACCTGAACCTTCAGGGATCTACACAACAAAGTCAGGTTATAAAAAGATTTTTGAAGGAAAAAATGCTTTATCTCAGGATCCCTTCAACTGGATGAAACATGTATGGAAGCTCCATACTGCACCAAAAGTGCTTCACTTCATATGGAGAACTTTAAACAATGCATTGCCGGTGGGAGCACTCCTCACTACCAGAGGAATCCATTCTGAGTTGGCTTGCAAAAGGTGTGGAGAGCTGGAAACCATCACTCATCTCTTCCTAGATTGCCCTTTTGCGGTAGAAGTCTGGGCCAAAGCCCCCCTCGTAACACCTGTTGACAGAGTATCTGAAACTGAAACGTTTAGAGATTGGCTGTCAACAAATGTTTCAAAAGGTTCCCTCCCTCCTGTAGGAGTAACGGCCTCCCCGCTCACGACATGGCTCTAGTGGAATCTCTGGACTGCAAGAAATAAATTGATCTTTGAAAACAAATGTTTCCAGGTTGAAGATGTTATCTCCAATGCGGTGTCAGATGCAAGGGAATGGGAAGGGGCTAATGCCAAGAAAAGTAAGAAGAAGGGCAACAAAGCGCCATTAAGCAAACGACTCCCCTCAGTCCCTTCTTGTTGGATCGATGGTGCTTGGCAGGAAACCTCAAAAGCAGGAGGAATGGGCTGGATCATCAAGACAGCAGCAGGGGAAGTGCTCTGCAGGGGCTCCTCAAATCGCTCACACGTGTGCTCTGCTTTGATGGCGGAAGCGTTGGCTTTGCGTGAAGCTCTAAAGAAGGCGCAGGAGTTAAATCTTCAAAGCCTCCAAGTGTTCTCGGACTCTCAGGTCCTTGTTTCGAACCTTGATGCATGGATGGATTTGAATGAGATTGCAGGTGTCCTCCAGAATGTCAAAAGCCTTGCCACTCTCTTATGTCCGTTGTCGGTTGTTTTTATTCCTCGTGTAGAAAACTCTCAGGCTGATACTCTTGCTAAATCAAGCCTTTCTAGATTGCTAAATGTTGTTTGAACTGGTTCGATTAGATTTAATGCAAGTGGTTTGACAAAAAAAAATCTATCATTAGGGATTTTTAAAAAAGTTTTAACCACATGTTTAATTAAATATTAACATCATCTTCACTTATGTTAAATTTAGTTGATGTCGTCTAATTCATATTAAACATAGTTGTCTAAAATCTCTAATTTTCAAAAGTTTGTGTATTTAGTAGGAAACAAAAATTAGTTTGTGTATTAAATAGAGATCCAAAATAGTTTGTGTATTTTATTAGCAAATAAAAATCAGTTTGTGTAACTTAAAGAATTTTCTTTTCACAATTTGACCACGTGTAAAATTAAACACTAACGTCATCGTCACTTTCGTTAAACATAACTGACGTCGTTTAAAAGCGATGTGTAAAATCTACGAATTTCAAAAGTTTGTGTATTTATTAGGCAACATAAATTAGTTCGTGTATTAAATAGAGATCCAAAATAGTTTGTTTATTTTATTAGCAAATAGAAATTAGTCGGTGTATTTTTTTAAAAAATTCTTTTTTATTATCCCAGACATTGATGAGACTTTGCCAGGAACGACGTCGTTAGTTTCACCGCGAGAGTATTCTCCCATGAACAACCATTGTCAAGACAAGCCCTGGGCGACAAGCCCTGGGCAACAAGCGTGGCTAGTCCTTTAATGAGACCTTTGCTCGACGTCGTTTTAGCAACAAAAAACAAAGGAATAGTTTAAACAATTGAAACAAAGGGATGGTTTAGCAACAAGAAACAAATGGATGGTTTAAATATGACATATATGAACACAAAGATATATTCATATTTCTGTATGTTAACAATACCAGTTATTTTTGTATGCACTAAACTACAATCTAATAAAACATTATATAATTTATTTAAGTAATTAATAATTCAATAATCGCCATTACATAATATATATATATATCTATATATATATATATTAACATTATACATTGAAAATAACTACATTGTACAATAATAATAATAAAAATTAATTATGAAAATGTTCAAAATATATATTATCTGAAGATAAATAATTAATACTAGTTATAAATTAAAAAATTAAACTGATTATAATATGAATCAAATTACTAGCAAGATAAATTACACAAAACAATTATAATTAATGTTAATTAAGCCTTATTACTGAATTAAAATCTCTCTAAACCATTAGCACTAAACAAAATTTAATTAATTTAATCAATTTAAAATAAAATCTCTGATGCTGCGTGGGTCATGATCTAATATTCTGCATTCCATACACACGCCCTATAATAAATAGAAATAATATATTCCTTGAAAAGTACATATTTTAAAATGAAAGTAATCTAGAAGTACTCAAATTTAAGATTTATTATTCATTGTATTAAGTCATTTGATATTTTATACATCTATAAATAGAGGATCAAGCATAACAAAAATTAGGCATAACCATTGACTCTACTTAGAAGAAAAAAATGGTTCTTACAGATGCTGAGATTCTAGAGATTAAAAGTGAACTCGAACGTGTTAAAAAAACATCAGAACTAGATGAAGAGCATATGAAGGTAAGCTTTCATTTTAGTTCACCTTTAACTGTTGTTTTTTACACACAAATGCTTATTCAGATTTTTTAAAAATTTTAGGATCTAGAAGAGAAGATGACCAAATACTTAGAAAAGGAAAAGCTTGTGGGTAGTTTACTCAACGCTGTGCTAAAGATGACAAACAATTCTGTTGCGAAGAAACAGGCTTCCTCATCTCCATCAATGCCATCGGCCTCAGGTGACAAGGGAAAGCAGAAGTAGTAGTAGTTCTTTCAAAGCTTTTATGGAATAACTAATCTGAGATTTGTGTAATAAAGAAAAGATTTCATTGTCTTTCGGTTTCAAATATTTAGGATTCTCGTGATAAACCAATAAGTCTCTTTCGTTTGTTTTTCGGATCCTCCCTATACCTTTCTTCATCATTTTAATTTTAAAATAAATTCTGTTTTGGAAAATTAGCATACCACACTGATATTCACGTACGTGTACACGCCTCCAATTTTTTTCTCACAAAGCTTATCTCTCCGAGTCTCACCATACTTCTTCGTCTCGTCTCTATGGCGCTATGAGAGGCTCCATCTTCCCCCGCCATGTCCATCTTCCTCTTCTGTGTAAGTTTATCTCGGTGATGCTCTATCCCCATTTGGTTCCAGTGGTGGATATAGGAATGTTAATGTAGGGTAAAATAACCGTGTCCAGTCCAACCCACAAATAACCCGACCCAGTTTATACTCAACCCGTGAAAACCCAAAAACATGAAGGTTAGAATCCAAACCCATAAAATAATCCAGTAGGGTATAGGTTTACACATGGGTGTAAATCCTAAA
This genomic interval from Brassica oleracea var. oleracea cultivar TO1000 chromosome C2, BOL, whole genome shotgun sequence contains the following:
- the LOC106324458 gene encoding uncharacterized mitochondrial protein AtMg00310-like, whose amino-acid sequence is MSSFKIPVSLCKRIQSILTRFWWDSSPDKRKIAWVAWSGMAKHTYLGGLGFKKIEDYNDSLMGKLSWHIFCNPNSLLAQVLKGKYFPDEPFLDSVEKSGSSHGWSSILAGKEVLKKGLGYIIGNGETIKVWSDHCLSTSEPVVPIGPPTFDN